Proteins encoded by one window of Lycium barbarum isolate Lr01 chromosome 11, ASM1917538v2, whole genome shotgun sequence:
- the LOC132616928 gene encoding chloride channel protein CLC-f isoform X1 produces the protein MSGDHNVLLRSNSSASENGDLESQSSPRRTNNNNRSIKDLIKRLDRGFSGRRLSDRDRDNRRGVVSDEILGESAPPEWAMLLVGCLLGLATGLCVAAFNRGVHVIRAWAWAGTPTDGAAWLRLQRLADTWHRILLIPVLGGVIVGMLHGLLEILDQITQSSSSQGQGFDLIAGIFPTVKATQAAITLGTGCSLGPEGPSVDIGKSCAYGCSMMMENNRERRIALIAAGAAAGIASGFNAAVAGSFFAIETVLRPLRAENSPPFTTAMIILASVISSTVSNAVLGEKQAFTVPTYDMKSAAELPLYLILGMLCGVVSVVFTRLVSWFTKGFQFLKEKFGLSDVVCPALGGLGAGVIALRYPGILYWGFTNVDEILHTGKTASAPGIGLLAQLVAAKVVATALCKGSGLVGGLYAPSLMIGAAVGAVFGGLAGDLINSAIPGNAAIAQPQAYALVGMAATLASVCSVPLTSVLLLFELTKDYRILLPLMGAVGLAIWVPSVTDQPKEADSSEAKFASKGYSILSPVDEKNEEDVSRQSGERNNLELMVIGSNNSHESFDESLILEDLKVSQVMSNDYLKVSPSQTVKEALECMLDGRQSCVIVVDAEGYLEGILTYGDIKRSLFKKHGDSSHKDLSVTDVCALDCHHDKSASTCLVSSICTRGITYRGQDCGLLTCYPDTDLAIAKQLMEAKGIKQLPVVKRGGEFRRERKRRIIAVLHYDSVEESIRGEVGRRKSVYQQSEEENDMQIITNGH, from the exons ATGTCGGGCGATCACAACGTATTATTACGTTCTAATTCATCGGCATCAGAAAACGGCGATTTAGAAAGCCAATCCTCGCCGAGgagaactaataataataatagaagtATTAAGGATCTAATTAAGCGATTAGATCGCGGGTTTTCGGGTCGCCGATTATCCGATAGGGATAGGGATAATCGGCGAGGTGTTGTTTCAGATGAAATATTGGGGGAAAGTGCACCACCAGAATGGGCGATGTTACTTGTTGGATGTTTACTTGGTCTTGCTACTGGTCTTTGTGTTGCTGCCTTTAATCGTGGG GTACACGTAATACGTGCATGGGCATGGGCTGGTACTCCTACTGACGGTGCTGCTTGGCTTCGTTTGCAAAGGCTAGCTGATACTTGGCATCGGATACTTTTAATACCAGTTTTGGGTGGAGTCATTGTTGGCATGCTGCATGGTCTGCTCGAAATATTGGACCAAATAACACAGTCCAGCTCTTCTCAGGGACAAGGATTTGATTTAATTGCTGGAATCTTCCCTACAGTGAAGGCCACTCAGGCTGCTATAACTCTGGGTACTGGTTGTTCTTTGGGTCCTGAAGGCCCTAGTGTAGATATAGGGAAGTCATGTGCCTATGGATGCTCAATGATGATGGAAAACAACCGGGAAAGAAGAATAGCTCTCATTGCAGCTGGCGCAGCTGCTGGAATTGCTTCAG GTTTCAATGCAGCGGTAGCTGGCTCTTTCTTTGCGATTGAAACAGTTTTAAGACCACTCCGTGCCGAAAATTCACCCCCTTTTACAACTGCAATGATCATATTGGCTTCTGTTATATCATCAACTGTATCAAATGCAGTACTTGGAGAGAAACAGGCTTTCACAGTGCCCACGTATGATATGAAATCTGCTGCTG AGCTTCCATTGTATCTGATACTTGGGATGCTGTGTGGAGTAGTAAGTGTGGTTTTCACTCGATTGGTGTCCTGGTTCACCAAGGGGTTTCAGTTCCTCAAGGAAAAGTTTGGACTTTCTGATGTTGTCTGCCCTGCTTTGGGGGGTTTAGGAGCTGGTGTAATAGCTCTTAGATATCCTGGAATTCTCTATTGGGGTTTTACTAATGTTGATGAAATCCTACATACTGGGAAGACGGCATCTGCACCTGGAATTGGATTGCTAGCTCAATTAGTTGCTGCAAAGGTCGTGGCCACTGCTTTGTGCAAAGGGTCTGGCCTTGTTGGTGGATTGTATGCACCAAGTTTAATGATAGGTGCTGCTGTGGGTGCTGTATTTGGAGGGTTAGCCGGGGACCTAATTAATTCAGCTATTCCTGGGAATGCTGCTATTGCCCAGCCACAGGCATATGCACTG GTGGGGATGGCTGCTACACTAGCTTCAGTTTGCTCAGTGCCTTTGACTTCAGTGCTTTTATTGTTTGAGTTGACAAAAGATTATAGAATTTTGCTTCCTCTCATG GGTGCCGTTGGGCTGGCAATATGGGTGCCTTCCGTTACAGACCAGCCAAAAGAAGCGGACTCATCAGAAGCTAAGTTTGCATCAAAAGGTTACTCTATTCTTTCGCCAGTTGATGAGAAAAATGAAGAGGATGTTTCGAGGCAATCTGGTGAGAGAAATAACTTGGAACTAATGGTGATTGGGAGTAATAACAGTCATGAATCATTTGATGAAAGTCTCATTTTGGAAGATCTAAAG GTTTCTCAGGTCATGTCAAATGATTATTTGAAGGTCTCTCCGAGCCAAACTGTGAAAGAAGCATTAGAATGCATGCTTGACGGCCGACAGAGTTGTGTTATTGTGGTTGATGCTGAAGGTTACTTGGAAGGAATTTTAACATATGGTGACATTAAAAGGAGTTTGTTTAAGAAGCATGGGGATTCATCCCACAAAGATTTATCAGTCACAGATGTATGTGCTTTAGATTGCCATCATGACAAATCT GCAAGTACTTGTCTTGTGTCCTCTATATGCACAAGAGGGATAACATATCGTGGCCAAGATTGCGGACTCCTAACTTGTTATCCTGATACGGATCTAGCAATTGCGAAGCAACTAATGGAGGCCAAAGGAATTAAACAATTGCCTGTGGTCAAGCGTGGTGGAGAATTCAGAAGAGAAAGAAAGCGCAGAATTATTGCTGTTCTGCATTATGATTCAGTAGAGGAATCGATCAG GGGTGAAGTGGGTCGTCGAAAGTCAGTCTACCAGCAGAGTGAAGAAGAAAATGACATGCAGATCATAACGAATGGCCATTAA
- the LOC132616928 gene encoding chloride channel protein CLC-f isoform X2, with product MSGDHNVLLRSNSSASENGDLESQSSPRRTNNNNRSIKDLIKRLDRGFSGRRLSDRDRDNRRGVVSDEILGESAPPEWAMLLVGCLLGLATGLCVAAFNRGVHVIRAWAWAGTPTDGAAWLRLQRLADTWHRILLIPVLGGVIVGMLHGLLEILDQITQSSSSQGQGFDLIAGIFPTVKATQAAITLGTGCSLGPEGPSVDIGKSCAYGCSMMMENNRERRIALIAAGAAAGIASGFNAAVAGSFFAIETVLRPLRAENSPPFTTAMIILASVISSTVSNAVLGEKQAFTVPTYDMKSAAELPLYLILGMLCGVVSVVFTRLVSWFTKGFQFLKEKFGLSDVVCPALGGLGAGVIALRYPGILYWGFTNVDEILHTGKTASAPGIGLLAQLVAAKVVATALCKGSGLVGGLYAPSLMIGAAVGAVFGGLAGDLINSAIPGNAAIAQPQAYALVGMAATLASVCSVPLTSVLLLFELTKDYRILLPLMGAVGLAIWVPSVTDQPKEADSSEAKFASKGYSILSPVDEKNEEDVSRQSGERNNLELMVIGSNNSHESFDESLILEDLKVSQVMSNDYLKVSPSQTVKEALECMLDGRQSCVIVVDAEGYLEGILTYGDIKRSLFKKHGDSSHKDLSVTDASTCLVSSICTRGITYRGQDCGLLTCYPDTDLAIAKQLMEAKGIKQLPVVKRGGEFRRERKRRIIAVLHYDSVEESIRGEVGRRKSVYQQSEEENDMQIITNGH from the exons ATGTCGGGCGATCACAACGTATTATTACGTTCTAATTCATCGGCATCAGAAAACGGCGATTTAGAAAGCCAATCCTCGCCGAGgagaactaataataataatagaagtATTAAGGATCTAATTAAGCGATTAGATCGCGGGTTTTCGGGTCGCCGATTATCCGATAGGGATAGGGATAATCGGCGAGGTGTTGTTTCAGATGAAATATTGGGGGAAAGTGCACCACCAGAATGGGCGATGTTACTTGTTGGATGTTTACTTGGTCTTGCTACTGGTCTTTGTGTTGCTGCCTTTAATCGTGGG GTACACGTAATACGTGCATGGGCATGGGCTGGTACTCCTACTGACGGTGCTGCTTGGCTTCGTTTGCAAAGGCTAGCTGATACTTGGCATCGGATACTTTTAATACCAGTTTTGGGTGGAGTCATTGTTGGCATGCTGCATGGTCTGCTCGAAATATTGGACCAAATAACACAGTCCAGCTCTTCTCAGGGACAAGGATTTGATTTAATTGCTGGAATCTTCCCTACAGTGAAGGCCACTCAGGCTGCTATAACTCTGGGTACTGGTTGTTCTTTGGGTCCTGAAGGCCCTAGTGTAGATATAGGGAAGTCATGTGCCTATGGATGCTCAATGATGATGGAAAACAACCGGGAAAGAAGAATAGCTCTCATTGCAGCTGGCGCAGCTGCTGGAATTGCTTCAG GTTTCAATGCAGCGGTAGCTGGCTCTTTCTTTGCGATTGAAACAGTTTTAAGACCACTCCGTGCCGAAAATTCACCCCCTTTTACAACTGCAATGATCATATTGGCTTCTGTTATATCATCAACTGTATCAAATGCAGTACTTGGAGAGAAACAGGCTTTCACAGTGCCCACGTATGATATGAAATCTGCTGCTG AGCTTCCATTGTATCTGATACTTGGGATGCTGTGTGGAGTAGTAAGTGTGGTTTTCACTCGATTGGTGTCCTGGTTCACCAAGGGGTTTCAGTTCCTCAAGGAAAAGTTTGGACTTTCTGATGTTGTCTGCCCTGCTTTGGGGGGTTTAGGAGCTGGTGTAATAGCTCTTAGATATCCTGGAATTCTCTATTGGGGTTTTACTAATGTTGATGAAATCCTACATACTGGGAAGACGGCATCTGCACCTGGAATTGGATTGCTAGCTCAATTAGTTGCTGCAAAGGTCGTGGCCACTGCTTTGTGCAAAGGGTCTGGCCTTGTTGGTGGATTGTATGCACCAAGTTTAATGATAGGTGCTGCTGTGGGTGCTGTATTTGGAGGGTTAGCCGGGGACCTAATTAATTCAGCTATTCCTGGGAATGCTGCTATTGCCCAGCCACAGGCATATGCACTG GTGGGGATGGCTGCTACACTAGCTTCAGTTTGCTCAGTGCCTTTGACTTCAGTGCTTTTATTGTTTGAGTTGACAAAAGATTATAGAATTTTGCTTCCTCTCATG GGTGCCGTTGGGCTGGCAATATGGGTGCCTTCCGTTACAGACCAGCCAAAAGAAGCGGACTCATCAGAAGCTAAGTTTGCATCAAAAGGTTACTCTATTCTTTCGCCAGTTGATGAGAAAAATGAAGAGGATGTTTCGAGGCAATCTGGTGAGAGAAATAACTTGGAACTAATGGTGATTGGGAGTAATAACAGTCATGAATCATTTGATGAAAGTCTCATTTTGGAAGATCTAAAG GTTTCTCAGGTCATGTCAAATGATTATTTGAAGGTCTCTCCGAGCCAAACTGTGAAAGAAGCATTAGAATGCATGCTTGACGGCCGACAGAGTTGTGTTATTGTGGTTGATGCTGAAGGTTACTTGGAAGGAATTTTAACATATGGTGACATTAAAAGGAGTTTGTTTAAGAAGCATGGGGATTCATCCCACAAAGATTTATCAGTCACAGAT GCAAGTACTTGTCTTGTGTCCTCTATATGCACAAGAGGGATAACATATCGTGGCCAAGATTGCGGACTCCTAACTTGTTATCCTGATACGGATCTAGCAATTGCGAAGCAACTAATGGAGGCCAAAGGAATTAAACAATTGCCTGTGGTCAAGCGTGGTGGAGAATTCAGAAGAGAAAGAAAGCGCAGAATTATTGCTGTTCTGCATTATGATTCAGTAGAGGAATCGATCAG GGGTGAAGTGGGTCGTCGAAAGTCAGTCTACCAGCAGAGTGAAGAAGAAAATGACATGCAGATCATAACGAATGGCCATTAA